In the genome of Pediococcus claussenii ATCC BAA-344, one region contains:
- the spxB gene encoding pyruvate oxidase, producing MTKMKAGQALAKVLESWDVDHLYGITADSINNTVDGLYQERENLKYIQVRHEEVGALAAAADAKLTGKIGVSFGSAGPGATHLFNGLYDAKMDHAPVLAIVGQSSTEVMNTNFFQEMNQDPMFTDVAVFNKQVVSAQQIPYVVDAAIRAAYANKGPAVVIIPDNLSGQEIDYSPLKTDKVYEKAMISAISTDSIDRTIAMIKEAKHPVLWIGKGVAGARDEVVQVSADFQMPVVTAIPGTGIMPTDNPSFMGSMGRLGTKPAFEVAQAADLVLFVGTNFPFARFWPSNVKVIQVNNNAEDLGKQHDADLAILADAKIFLDDLLSRNVKLTASDWLKAAQEDKANWDQWLDGLANDDSKGLRAESVIKAIKENSTDSSVFGLDVGNNTEWAMRQLPLNRDQKFTLSGWFATMGYGLPAGLAAKLSYPDRQVFSISGDGGYAMVMQDLLTEVKYNLPVINVVLENQSFGFIQHEKLVANQAPYGIDLIGANWAHIADDMGAIGFTATDLPSLQAAFKKIKELEASGNTKPIVLDAKIRNVDPVDTGFMPLDPDQFDEKTIQAFRDQYELGDQPALSTILKQRSK from the coding sequence ATGACAAAGATGAAGGCTGGTCAAGCTTTAGCTAAGGTTTTGGAAAGCTGGGACGTTGACCATTTATACGGAATTACGGCAGACTCAATTAATAATACGGTTGATGGATTATATCAAGAACGGGAAAACTTGAAGTATATTCAGGTTCGTCATGAAGAGGTTGGTGCGCTGGCAGCGGCAGCGGATGCTAAATTAACTGGTAAAATTGGGGTTAGTTTTGGTTCAGCAGGACCTGGTGCAACCCACTTATTTAACGGACTTTATGATGCAAAAATGGATCACGCTCCGGTGTTAGCGATTGTTGGACAATCGAGTACTGAAGTGATGAATACTAATTTCTTCCAAGAAATGAATCAAGATCCGATGTTTACTGATGTAGCAGTTTTTAATAAACAAGTTGTAAGTGCACAACAAATACCATACGTTGTTGATGCAGCAATTCGAGCAGCATATGCCAATAAAGGACCAGCGGTTGTAATTATTCCTGATAATTTGTCAGGTCAAGAAATTGATTATTCACCGCTTAAAACTGATAAAGTATATGAAAAGGCAATGATTTCAGCAATTAGTACGGATTCAATTGACCGTACAATTGCGATGATAAAAGAAGCTAAACACCCTGTTTTATGGATTGGGAAAGGTGTTGCAGGCGCTCGAGACGAAGTAGTTCAAGTATCAGCCGATTTTCAGATGCCAGTGGTAACGGCCATACCAGGAACTGGCATTATGCCCACAGATAATCCTAGTTTTATGGGATCAATGGGGCGTCTGGGTACTAAGCCAGCCTTCGAAGTAGCGCAGGCAGCAGATTTAGTATTATTTGTTGGAACTAACTTTCCTTTTGCTCGTTTTTGGCCATCTAATGTGAAAGTAATTCAAGTTAATAATAATGCTGAAGATTTAGGTAAACAGCATGATGCGGATTTAGCAATCTTGGCAGATGCTAAAATTTTTCTAGATGATTTATTATCACGTAATGTTAAGTTGACTGCTAGTGATTGGTTGAAAGCGGCTCAAGAAGATAAAGCTAACTGGGACCAATGGCTAGATGGCCTAGCAAATGATGACAGTAAAGGATTGCGTGCTGAGAGTGTTATTAAGGCTATCAAGGAAAACTCAACGGATTCTTCAGTATTTGGACTTGATGTCGGGAATAATACAGAGTGGGCAATGCGCCAATTACCGTTAAATCGTGATCAAAAATTCACGTTATCTGGTTGGTTTGCTACTATGGGTTATGGATTACCAGCGGGTCTAGCAGCCAAGTTAAGTTATCCAGATCGTCAGGTGTTTAGTATTTCTGGTGACGGAGGATATGCAATGGTAATGCAAGACCTATTGACAGAGGTAAAATATAATTTGCCAGTAATTAACGTGGTGTTAGAAAATCAATCATTTGGTTTTATTCAACACGAAAAGTTGGTTGCAAATCAAGCACCATATGGAATTGATTTAATTGGTGCCAACTGGGCTCATATTGCGGATGACATGGGTGCCATTGGTTTTACAGCTACAGACCTTCCTTCACTTCAAGCAGCATTCAAGAAGATAAAGGAACTGGAAGCATCAGGTAATACTAAGCCAATTGTCCTTGATGCTAAAATTCGTAACGTTGATCCAGTTGATACAGGGTTTATGCCATTAGATCCAGACCAATTTGATGAAAAAACAATTCAAGCCTTTCGTGATCAATACGAGTTGGGCGACCAGCCAGCATTAAGTACCATACTAAAACAGAGATCAAAATAA
- a CDS encoding ABC transporter ATP-binding protein codes for MKLQVKELTHAYDGGQPLYENVNLKFDSGKLYTIVGESGSGKTTLLSFLAGLDVPQKGGVYLEDINIRKIGLTNYRKRDVAIVFQQFNLLNYMSALDNILTALSITKSKHRGDRQYVLDMLNKVGINELDARKNVQLLSGGQQQRVAIVRAMLVDAPIVIADEPTGNLDSENSMGIVKMFQGLAHESGKTVIIITHDVNVAEQGDIKIQLKDHQFSTYES; via the coding sequence TTGAAATTACAGGTTAAAGAATTAACACATGCATATGATGGAGGTCAACCATTATATGAGAACGTTAATTTAAAATTTGATTCAGGTAAGTTGTACACAATTGTAGGTGAATCTGGTTCAGGAAAGACAACACTGTTATCATTTTTAGCGGGACTTGATGTTCCACAAAAAGGCGGCGTTTACCTTGAGGATATTAATATAAGAAAGATTGGACTTACTAATTATCGAAAACGGGATGTAGCAATAGTTTTCCAACAGTTTAATCTTCTAAATTATATGTCAGCATTAGACAATATTTTGACAGCATTGAGTATTACAAAGTCAAAACATCGTGGTGATCGGCAATATGTCTTGGATATGCTGAATAAGGTCGGAATAAACGAACTTGACGCTAGGAAAAATGTACAATTGTTATCTGGTGGACAACAACAAAGGGTTGCAATTGTAAGAGCAATGCTGGTGGACGCACCAATTGTAATTGCAGATGAGCCTACTGGTAATTTAGATAGCGAAAATTCTATGGGTATTGTAAAAATGTTTCAGGGATTAGCGCACGAAAGTGGGAAAACCGTTATCATTATTACTCATGATGTTAACGTTGCGGAACAGGGTGATATTAAAATTCAGTTAAAAGATCATCAATTTTCGACTTATGAAAGTTAA
- a CDS encoding ABC transporter permease, producing the protein MNYIKRAFAYIWQKKGQSALLILIMSTVLTFVLSGIIIKNAAISATQSVTKNAGSTITVSVDRQKMFEQMRNSGGTPSSIKSFKQPTLDVNTLKKAAKLSTVASYNITTNASVNAESFDTVSTTSGSSGGMMFGGNRGNQGDTQLSGVTATNLSANFEDKDSVLKSGRQLTSADANTNNVMVESELAKQNNIKVGSTIKVKTTASKAKNISLKVVGIYTAKTSTSNFPGMDPSNTIYTSYTLPSQINGTTGKASSVTYTLNNSNKESSTQKQIKKLINNSKFSVTSDSQTYAQLLQPMKNVESFANKIVWIVAIAGTIILALIVILAVRSRQHEIGTLVSLGETKLKIVGQLFIELFVVMVVSLFVAGALGNVIGNKVGNQLLTQQSQTTNSTGGMQGAPGGQRGGFQGGNNGGGMMGQHHMGTKAGTKVKALKKLNVKISPSSMVKLGGLGLVIIALAVGIGSISILRLRPKEILATE; encoded by the coding sequence GTGAATTACATCAAGCGAGCTTTTGCATATATTTGGCAAAAAAAAGGTCAGTCAGCACTATTGATCTTAATTATGTCAACGGTTCTAACCTTCGTACTAAGTGGAATTATTATCAAAAATGCGGCAATTTCGGCGACACAGTCGGTTACTAAGAACGCAGGTTCAACCATTACGGTATCAGTTGATCGGCAAAAAATGTTCGAACAAATGCGTAATAGTGGTGGAACTCCATCCTCAATAAAGAGCTTTAAGCAGCCAACTTTAGATGTGAACACCCTTAAAAAGGCCGCTAAGCTTAGCACAGTTGCAAGTTATAACATCACTACTAATGCCTCAGTTAATGCTGAATCGTTTGATACAGTATCGACTACTAGTGGTTCATCAGGCGGCATGATGTTTGGTGGTAATCGTGGTAATCAAGGTGATACACAGCTTTCTGGTGTAACTGCTACTAATTTATCCGCAAACTTTGAGGATAAGGATTCAGTTTTGAAATCTGGAAGACAGCTAACCTCGGCAGATGCTAACACAAATAACGTTATGGTTGAAAGTGAACTTGCAAAACAGAATAACATAAAGGTTGGTAGCACAATCAAGGTTAAAACAACTGCAAGTAAGGCTAAAAATATCAGCTTGAAAGTGGTAGGCATATATACGGCCAAGACTAGTACATCAAATTTCCCGGGAATGGATCCAAGTAATACGATTTACACTAGTTATACTTTGCCTAGTCAAATCAATGGAACCACAGGAAAAGCAAGTAGCGTTACCTATACTTTAAATAATTCTAATAAAGAAAGTAGCACTCAAAAACAAATCAAAAAGCTTATTAATAATAGTAAGTTTTCGGTTACTTCTGATAGTCAAACGTATGCCCAACTACTTCAGCCAATGAAGAACGTTGAATCGTTTGCAAATAAGATTGTCTGGATTGTAGCTATAGCAGGTACCATTATCCTAGCGTTGATTGTGATCCTTGCAGTAAGGAGTCGCCAACACGAAATTGGTACCCTTGTCTCATTAGGAGAAACAAAACTTAAGATTGTTGGTCAGCTGTTTATCGAGTTGTTTGTAGTTATGGTTGTTTCATTGTTTGTTGCTGGTGCACTGGGTAATGTGATTGGTAATAAAGTGGGAAATCAACTATTAACTCAACAATCACAAACTACTAATTCAACAGGAGGAATGCAAGGTGCTCCTGGTGGACAGCGTGGCGGATTCCAAGGTGGTAATAATGGTGGTGGAATGATGGGACAACATCATATGGGTACGAAAGCGGGTACTAAAGTGAAAGCATTGAAGAAGCTGAATGTGAAGATTTCGCCTAGTTCAATGGTTAAACTTGGTGGATTAGGGCTTGTAATTATTGCTTTAGCAGTTGGCATTGGTTCAATCAGTATTCTAAGACTACGCCCCAAGGAAATTCTTGCGACAGAATAA
- a CDS encoding response regulator transcription factor, whose product MTENRLKILIVEDDRNLSDSIKDFISDEFVVTQAFDGIDGEFEATQNIHDLIILDLQLPGQNGLDLLKKVRSEGITTPVLILTAKDSLDDKVRGFNVGADDYLVKPFHREELIVRIKSLLKRSGKLLVSDSLTIGNIQINTNDHTIHDGDRSETLNGKEYELIAYLLQNKGTIITKNQIFDRLWGYDSDTNSSVVEVYMSMLRKKLKLFGVSEYIKTIRNVGYLVENTDGK is encoded by the coding sequence ATGACCGAGAATCGACTCAAAATTTTAATAGTTGAAGATGACCGTAATTTATCCGATAGTATCAAGGACTTTATTAGTGATGAATTTGTTGTTACTCAGGCTTTTGATGGAATTGATGGGGAATTTGAAGCTACGCAAAACATTCACGATCTGATCATCCTTGATCTTCAACTTCCCGGGCAAAACGGTTTAGACTTACTTAAAAAGGTACGTTCTGAAGGAATCACCACACCCGTTTTAATCCTTACAGCCAAGGATTCATTAGATGATAAAGTCCGTGGCTTTAATGTTGGTGCTGATGATTATTTAGTCAAACCCTTTCATCGTGAAGAATTAATTGTTCGCATAAAATCCCTACTAAAACGCTCAGGAAAATTACTGGTCAGCGATTCACTAACAATCGGAAATATTCAAATTAATACTAATGATCACACAATTCATGATGGTGATCGTTCTGAAACATTGAACGGAAAAGAATATGAATTAATTGCCTACCTGCTACAAAATAAGGGCACAATTATTACTAAAAACCAGATCTTTGATCGACTGTGGGGGTATGACTCTGACACCAATTCATCTGTTGTCGAAGTCTATATGAGTATGCTTCGTAAAAAGCTCAAATTGTTTGGTGTATCCGAATATATCAAAACTATTCGTAACGTTGGGTATCTTGTGGAGAATACAGATGGAAAATAA
- a CDS encoding sensor histidine kinase, translated as MENNINRSQQNRFFISSLVSFALLFAILGLVVLTLFKTVIYNNVDHDLTLNKTMLTQASEAPSINQPDQSQFSTMMPRRFIGANNAPFRTNLLVFNANGKLLNKASLGDRFDLLSNIKLNKKHLNQIQNYYANQGSSFRALLIKVPKSSPNFIYAGKYVLILENTDSERIAVQSFQTVLIIAMLIFWVISILLSYFLSKRNMRPILKSWNQQKEFVYDAAHELRTPLTIIQNKMEYMLTKPNSKIIDESESIATSLSEITRLEQLTNNLLVLARSDSNTNVLKPETINPQTFFRTILEPFRAIALSQNKEFNFQNDLKSELYFDPNQIKELIIILIDNSLKYTDTGDSINIRIKKHKNNWLFSIIDTGTGIKDKNQVFDRFFREEKSRNRKTGGSGLGLSIASVIVKNHHGRIWIEDNQPKGSIVNIEIPLRSVKP; from the coding sequence ATGGAAAATAATATTAATCGTAGTCAACAAAATCGCTTTTTTATCAGTTCTTTAGTCAGCTTCGCTCTACTTTTTGCAATATTAGGTTTGGTTGTCCTCACATTATTTAAAACCGTCATCTACAATAATGTTGATCACGATCTTACGTTAAATAAAACTATGCTTACCCAAGCTTCTGAGGCTCCTTCAATCAATCAGCCTGATCAGAGCCAATTCTCTACAATGATGCCTCGTCGCTTCATTGGTGCTAATAATGCTCCATTCAGGACTAATCTATTAGTGTTCAATGCCAATGGAAAGTTACTTAACAAGGCTAGTCTAGGAGATCGTTTTGACCTTCTCTCAAATATAAAACTAAATAAAAAGCACCTGAATCAGATTCAAAACTATTACGCCAATCAAGGAAGTTCATTTCGAGCGTTACTTATAAAAGTACCCAAAAGCAGTCCTAACTTTATATACGCCGGAAAATATGTTTTGATTTTAGAAAACACAGATTCTGAAAGAATTGCGGTTCAAAGCTTCCAAACCGTGCTCATCATTGCCATGTTAATTTTTTGGGTAATTTCGATCTTACTTAGTTATTTTCTTTCTAAACGTAATATGCGTCCTATTTTAAAATCTTGGAATCAACAAAAAGAGTTCGTATATGATGCTGCACACGAACTCCGAACTCCACTAACAATTATTCAAAATAAAATGGAATATATGCTCACTAAGCCTAACAGTAAAATCATCGATGAAAGTGAGTCCATTGCAACTTCACTGTCAGAAATCACCCGTCTGGAACAACTTACAAATAATCTATTAGTTTTAGCGCGCTCGGACTCTAACACAAACGTTTTAAAGCCTGAAACAATTAATCCTCAGACTTTTTTCCGAACTATCTTGGAACCATTTAGAGCAATCGCACTCAGTCAAAATAAAGAATTTAATTTCCAAAATGATTTAAAATCAGAACTTTATTTTGATCCAAATCAAATTAAAGAACTCATAATTATCCTAATTGATAATAGTCTTAAATACACTGATACAGGGGATTCAATCAATATAAGAATTAAAAAGCACAAAAATAACTGGCTATTTAGCATTATCGATACCGGAACTGGTATTAAAGATAAAAATCAAGTTTTTGATCGATTCTTTCGGGAAGAAAAATCACGAAATCGTAAAACTGGTGGAAGTGGTTTAGGGCTTTCAATTGCAAGTGTTATCGTTAAAAATCATCACGGACGGATTTGGATTGAAGATAACCAGCCTAAGGGAAGCATTGTTAATATTGAAATACCACTTAGGAGTGTTAAACCTTAG
- a CDS encoding DUF1700 domain-containing protein: protein MDRYLEELKGYLKALPESDRDDAIEYYQEYLMDAGVRNYDDAVQKLGSARRTANKVQADRAVESTGNESRFLKKSKNTNPAMVVWLVILALLSSPVTIPLAILLGSIVLVIVLMLLTVVAIPLMIGLVSIYIGFRVLFMEWAVGLFYIGIGLASLGVMLFIVPAATLGLNSLKKLAVRIYRRAFGHRKVEME from the coding sequence ATGGATAGGTATTTAGAAGAACTAAAAGGGTATTTAAAAGCTTTACCAGAGTCAGATCGTGATGATGCAATTGAATATTATCAAGAATATTTAATGGATGCGGGTGTTAGAAATTATGATGACGCAGTGCAAAAACTGGGGTCAGCGCGTAGAACTGCAAATAAAGTTCAGGCGGATCGAGCGGTTGAGAGTACTGGCAATGAAAGCAGATTTTTGAAAAAGTCTAAAAATACGAATCCAGCAATGGTTGTTTGGTTAGTAATATTAGCGTTACTATCTTCGCCGGTAACCATTCCCTTAGCAATTTTGTTGGGAAGCATAGTACTGGTAATTGTACTAATGCTGCTGACAGTTGTTGCGATTCCATTGATGATTGGGCTGGTAAGTATTTACATTGGTTTTAGAGTTTTATTTATGGAATGGGCAGTTGGATTGTTTTACATTGGAATTGGACTGGCTTCATTAGGCGTCATGTTATTTATTGTTCCAGCGGCCACTTTAGGACTGAATTCTTTGAAAAAATTGGCTGTCAGAATTTACCGAAGGGCTTTTGGACATAGGAAAGTGGAGATGGAATAA
- a CDS encoding PadR family transcriptional regulator, protein MSIQIPTVVLDGFVLSILAEGDSYGYAITQHVLKYADVSESTLYPVLRRVKKQGLVTTYDEPTNGRNRRYYRITNEGRTKLDETRQEWIQFSENVNNLLLGGKK, encoded by the coding sequence ATGTCTATTCAAATTCCAACGGTTGTTTTAGATGGTTTTGTACTATCTATATTGGCAGAAGGTGATTCATATGGTTATGCAATCACACAACATGTGCTTAAATATGCGGATGTATCAGAGTCAACTTTGTATCCAGTTTTGAGACGTGTAAAAAAACAAGGCTTGGTAACCACGTATGATGAGCCCACTAATGGTAGGAATCGCAGGTATTACCGAATCACCAATGAGGGGAGAACTAAGTTAGATGAAACTAGACAAGAGTGGATTCAATTTAGTGAAAATGTAAATAACTTATTACTAGGGGGAAAGAAGTGA
- a CDS encoding polysaccharide deacetylase family protein → MKKITRKWILAIVLVVIGIFLAISVRSSIKFELGNKVSYEVPSRYQRVPSGIMVFCYHRVLKDTRTVRLSEDLSSNSQFHDFNVNSNDFKNQMTYLHQHHIEVISTKKMIQLISSHRPLHHRYVVLTFDDIDRTTVDNALPVMLKFHYPFTVSIITGNTGEYRAGTKLATWSQIIQMKKKAGDLIDFGVHTNNMHYLTSNGTPVFNVPSNFSRFKGDYALSQKVLKKEIGSKTNIFTYPYGSGDTQVQSFLQEQPLKVIYTLNTGIVRRHSDLKNTPRIIVNSNSWPSIKKWLTHPEKLD, encoded by the coding sequence GTGAAAAAGATAACGCGTAAATGGATTTTAGCAATTGTTTTAGTTGTGATTGGCATTTTTTTAGCAATCAGTGTGCGAAGTAGTATTAAATTTGAACTTGGAAACAAAGTAAGTTATGAGGTTCCCTCCCGATATCAGCGAGTACCAAGTGGTATTATGGTGTTTTGTTATCATCGGGTTCTTAAAGATACGCGCACAGTGCGTCTTAGTGAGGACTTGTCTTCAAATAGTCAGTTTCATGATTTTAATGTAAATTCTAATGATTTTAAAAATCAGATGACTTATCTCCACCAACATCATATTGAAGTGATCTCAACTAAAAAAATGATTCAACTTATCAGCTCGCATAGACCTTTACATCATCGTTATGTGGTTTTGACCTTTGATGATATTGATAGGACAACTGTTGATAATGCTTTACCAGTTATGCTTAAATTCCATTATCCTTTTACTGTATCTATTATTACTGGAAATACCGGTGAATATCGTGCAGGTACAAAATTAGCTACTTGGTCTCAAATAATACAGATGAAGAAAAAAGCCGGCGATCTGATTGATTTTGGGGTACACACAAATAATATGCATTATTTAACTTCCAATGGTACCCCAGTATTTAACGTTCCAAGTAACTTTAGTAGATTTAAAGGTGACTATGCGTTGAGCCAAAAAGTTCTTAAAAAAGAGATTGGTTCAAAAACTAATATTTTTACTTACCCCTACGGTAGTGGTGATACACAGGTTCAATCTTTTTTACAAGAGCAACCACTAAAGGTGATTTACACGTTAAATACTGGTATTGTACGCCGTCATTCTGATTTGAAGAATACACCACGAATTATCGTAAATAGCAATAGTTGGCCAAGTATAAAGAAATGGCTAACTCATCCAGAAAAATTGGACTAG
- a CDS encoding glycosyltransferase yields the protein MNIISSYVILYPMIVSIIWIVSSIFFSIQQHVVPLVNSHHGKPDDLVSVLIPAHNESATLLGTVESATELSYQNIELILINDGSDDDTLSVMNNLAEKYNSRCPIKVVTVTPNQGKANALNVGAQHAQGEFLLCLDADCYVDKEALKPILANFYDDEKVGAVAGKPIVRNRTSLLGRLELLEYIGVIDIIKRGQAFITGHITTVSGVVVAYRKEALADVGWWNKNSLTEDIDMTWRLYRHNWSVRYAPQAVAWILVPEHIGALIHQRQRWARGGFEVLWRNKGMFVHGSLSAQGLLVDMILSDMWALSCTFVLLFYVITIGFTQKLILDGVILFVLLLISLVQFIIGFIDSKKSDFISWQDLLLLPVYIIFYWFINLASCLAALASFFLDTNHKGTWNSPDRGL from the coding sequence ATGAATATAATTAGCTCTTACGTTATTTTGTATCCAATGATTGTATCAATTATTTGGATCGTGAGTTCCATTTTTTTCTCAATTCAGCAGCATGTGGTTCCACTAGTTAATTCTCATCATGGTAAACCAGATGACCTAGTATCAGTATTGATCCCGGCCCATAATGAAAGCGCCACTCTTCTTGGAACTGTCGAATCCGCCACTGAACTGAGTTACCAAAACATTGAACTGATTTTAATCAATGATGGCAGTGATGATGATACTCTTTCTGTTATGAATAATCTTGCAGAAAAATATAATTCCCGCTGTCCAATTAAAGTGGTTACTGTAACCCCTAACCAGGGAAAAGCCAACGCACTGAATGTCGGGGCACAACATGCACAAGGTGAATTTTTGTTGTGCCTAGATGCTGACTGTTATGTGGATAAGGAGGCTCTTAAACCAATCTTAGCGAATTTTTACGACGATGAGAAGGTTGGTGCTGTTGCTGGGAAACCGATTGTGCGCAATCGAACAAGCTTATTGGGCCGTCTAGAATTACTTGAATACATAGGGGTCATTGATATTATTAAGCGCGGGCAAGCCTTTATTACTGGACATATTACAACTGTATCTGGAGTTGTCGTTGCATATCGTAAGGAGGCTCTAGCAGATGTCGGATGGTGGAATAAGAACTCTTTAACAGAAGATATTGATATGACTTGGCGTTTGTATCGGCATAATTGGTCGGTTCGCTACGCCCCACAAGCTGTTGCGTGGATTTTAGTTCCCGAACATATAGGCGCACTTATTCACCAACGACAACGTTGGGCACGAGGCGGTTTTGAAGTTTTATGGCGGAATAAGGGGATGTTTGTCCACGGATCACTGAGTGCACAAGGATTGTTAGTTGATATGATTCTTAGTGATATGTGGGCACTTTCTTGTACGTTTGTACTTTTATTTTACGTCATCACGATCGGATTTACGCAAAAGCTTATATTGGATGGCGTGATCCTATTTGTATTACTTTTGATCAGTTTAGTACAATTTATAATTGGGTTTATAGATTCTAAAAAATCAGATTTCATCTCTTGGCAAGACCTTTTATTGTTACCGGTGTATATTATTTTTTACTGGTTTATTAATTTAGCGAGTTGCTTAGCTGCACTAGCATCGTTCTTTTTGGATACAAATCATAAAGGGACTTGGAACAGTCCAGATCGAGGCTTATAA
- a CDS encoding family 20 glycosylhydrolase, with protein MKKRIYGLLIIAITLIIGAITNVAITHATSKNGSFNGLTIDVARHYYQVKTLKGFIHQVSIDNGQFVQLHLSDMQSFAIENSTVGQTLANATETNGAWQNNTTHQEFYSKAQIADLVSYAKQQHVTLIPEIDTPAHIDGLVATMKAAGKQSMVKKLICRSSYYGDEFRLSSDSIKFVSSIDTEVAQSFGGQKNARFHLGGDEFTNSTKKNPAYVKYLNALAAHVKGLGFIPEAWNDGFLKSNLKGINHDIQVTYWNWTADETGSAGAKRRKTWASMPRLIHDGFKVLNYNDYYLYFNVSPQNITAKNVKYMNSDMKQNWDPTIWDNDNDSNLDSLHNIVGSSVSIWSDQDKKITDQEIYNSSKTFIKSFLKLAKQPIN; from the coding sequence GTGAAAAAAAGAATATATGGATTACTCATCATAGCAATAACGTTGATAATCGGTGCGATAACAAATGTTGCAATAACACACGCTACCTCCAAAAATGGCTCCTTTAATGGGCTAACCATTGACGTTGCTCGGCATTATTATCAGGTTAAAACGCTTAAAGGTTTTATTCATCAGGTAAGTATTGATAATGGCCAATTTGTGCAACTTCACTTGAGTGACATGCAATCGTTTGCCATTGAAAATAGTACTGTTGGGCAGACACTTGCGAATGCAACCGAAACAAATGGGGCATGGCAAAATAATACCACTCATCAAGAATTTTATAGTAAAGCTCAAATTGCAGATTTAGTATCTTATGCGAAACAACAACATGTTACCTTAATTCCAGAAATTGATACACCTGCCCATATTGACGGATTAGTGGCTACTATGAAAGCAGCTGGAAAACAAAGTATGGTTAAAAAACTAATCTGTCGTTCCTCTTATTATGGTGACGAATTTCGACTATCCTCAGACAGTATAAAGTTTGTAAGCTCAATTGATACCGAAGTAGCACAATCTTTTGGTGGTCAGAAAAATGCTAGGTTTCATCTAGGTGGGGACGAATTTACGAATTCAACAAAAAAGAATCCGGCTTATGTTAAATACTTAAATGCTTTAGCCGCCCACGTTAAGGGCCTTGGCTTTATTCCGGAAGCTTGGAATGATGGCTTCCTGAAGTCCAATCTTAAAGGTATCAATCATGATATTCAGGTTACTTACTGGAATTGGACGGCTGATGAGACAGGTTCCGCTGGAGCTAAGCGACGTAAGACTTGGGCGTCTATGCCACGACTTATTCATGATGGATTTAAGGTATTGAATTACAATGATTATTATTTATATTTCAATGTTAGTCCGCAAAATATAACAGCTAAGAATGTGAAATATATGAATTCTGATATGAAACAAAATTGGGATCCTACTATTTGGGATAACGATAATGATTCTAACTTAGATTCGCTTCATAATATCGTTGGTAGCAGTGTTTCTATATGGTCGGATCAAGATAAAAAAATAACCGATCAGGAAATTTATAATAGCTCTAAAACATTTATTAAAAGTTTTTTGAAACTAGCAAAGCAACCAATTAATTAA